A genomic stretch from Puntigrus tetrazona isolate hp1 chromosome 6, ASM1883169v1, whole genome shotgun sequence includes:
- the LOC122346427 gene encoding LOW QUALITY PROTEIN: transcription factor HES-1-like (The sequence of the model RefSeq protein was modified relative to this genomic sequence to represent the inferred CDS: inserted 1 base in 1 codon) encodes MPADIMEKNSSSPVAATPASMNTTPDKPKTASEHRKSSKPIMEKRRRARINESLGQLKTLILDALKKDSSRHSKLEKADILEMTVKHLRNMQRAQMTAALNTDPTVLGKYRAGFSECMNEVTRFLSTCEGVNTEVRTRLLGHLASCMTQINAMNYPTQHQIPAGPPHPSFSQPMVQIPSATQQANVVPLXGVPCKSGSSSNLTSDATKVYGGFQLVPATDGQFAFLIPNAAFAPNGPVIPVYANNSNTPVPVAVSPGAPSVTSDSVWRPW; translated from the exons ATGCCTGCCGATATCATGGAAAAAAACTCCTCTTCTCCGGTCGCCGCGACTCCGGCGAGCATGAACACTACACCTGATAAACCCAAAACGGCTTCCGAGCATAGAAAG tcTTCTAAACCTATTAtggagaaaagaagaagagcGAGGATCAACGAGAGCTTGGGTCAGCTGAAAACGCTAATCTTGGACGCTCTGAAAAAAGAT AGCTCCAGACACTCTAAACTCGAGAAAGCGGACATCCTCGAGATGACAGTGAAACATCTTAGAAACATGCAGCGAGCACAAATGACCG CTGCCCTGAACACGGATCCCACCGTTCTCGGGAAATACAGAGCTGGATTCAGTGAATGCATGAACGAGGTGACCCGGTTCCTGTCCACCTGCGAAGGGGTTAACACCGAGGTCAGGACCCGGCTGCTGGGTCACTTAGCCAGCTGCATGACGCAGATCAACGCCATGAATTATCCGACACAGCACCAGATACCTGCCGGGCCTCCTCACCCATCCTTCAGTCAGCCGATGGTTCAGATCCCCAGCGCGACTCAGCAAGCCAACGTTGTGCCTC GCGGAGTCCCCTGCAAAAGCGGATCTTCCTCCAACTTGACTTCTGACGCAACAAAAGTATACGGAGGTTTCCAGCTCGTGCCGGCAACAGACGGACAATTCGCCTTTTTGATTCCCAACGCTGCCTTTGCTCCAAACGGTCCCGTTATTCCAGTGTACGCCAACAATTCCAACACACCGGTTCCGGTGGCCGTGTCTCCGGGAGCACCGTCCGTCACGTCAGATTCCGTTTGGCGGCCTTGGTAG